From Chryseotalea sp. WA131a:
TTTTTGATGTTGGGCAATTTTTAACTAATCCATCTTTATCGATTCCAACTTTTCTGTTTAAGCATGAACTAAATTTTTGGGACTCAGTAAATAAGCTAATATTGACTCTAAAGTTGCTTAATGAAATTGATCCACAGCAATTGGCTGAATCGACAACTTGTTCTTGAAACAGTATATTCGGAAAGTAACTTTGATAGGTAATTTCTTTTCTTTTTGGAGATGACGTTACGTTTATACTGCTAACCCTTTGGAATCTATCTATTAATATCTTGAGATTTGATAGGTTCACCGTATTGGAATATTTTAAGATCAACTCAATAGTTCTTATTCCTGAATCTTCGAAGCATTTCAAAATCCTTATAGTCTCATTATACTTTGGAGAGAAGAAGAATCGCAATTGTACTGCGGGACATCTCAGTTTATCAAGTTCACTGACTAACAACTCAATGTCATGATTGGAAGAAGCATCAAAATCAATGATGGCATTGGAAATCTCGTACGGAGATTTCCAATCGAGATTCACTGATGGGAATTTTTCAGGTTCATCGGAAAAGAAAATATACTCCTTATCTGTAAGAAACGTGATATATTGATGTAAAACATCTTGATTTTCTTCCCCACAATATTCGACAATTTCCTTAAATTTCTTGCCCTTAAACTCTGTTAAAATTGTAAATAGAATATTTGGTATAAAGTCAAAAGTCTCGCGTTGCAAATCACAAATTGTGCTTCTACGTGAACCTTTCACAGGGATGCAACAAGAAAAAACAATTAAAAATTTATTTGAATATTCAAGTAGGTTGTTGGTTTTAGGCATTGGCTTTTAAAATTGGGAGATAGGTTTGTAGTACCCAGGGTTGTTCAGTGATTGGCTTCTATGACTAGTGCTTTTAACATTTTTTGTTAGGAGTGTTTTAATTTTTTTCATCTTGTGATAAGCTGGGGGAATTTTATGTAGCTCAATTTTGCTCACAATTTTCGAAAAATCTAGTATATCCAAATTGATTTTTCTCTTTTCGGTTTTTATTTTTTTAATTGTCTTCATTAACTAAATATTTAGCAACCACATCTTCTAAAAAATAATTGCATGGTATTGATACCATGCCGAATTGTCCGCTGGGGTTTATTTCTAAAAAATAATATTCTCCATCAATTCCTCGTATTAAATCTATCGAACCACAATTAATATCTAGAAATTGAAGTAATTTTTGTAATTTTTTTTCAATCTTAGTTGGAAGTTTATAGGGTATTTGTCTTGTTGGATTTAAAAAATCATACTCTCTAAAATCAAATTTTGTGCTATTTCTGGACTGAGAAAATATTGCCATTGAATAAAAAGTCCCTGCTAGGTAGAAGGCGCGAATCTCATACTCTTTCTCGATAAGTTGTTGGAATAGAGATGGGAAAAACCTATCTGGATAATTATTCAGTTCATGTCTCAAAATTTGAGAAGTGTATAAAGCATAGCCAGATTTCTTGAGTAAAAAAATCTCCATTTCTGATAAGGACTTAGTTATCAAGCTTCCGTTCTTTACCATAAATCTTGATAGTGCTTTCTTGTTGTTTGTTACAAGAGTATTTGGTACACTTAGTCCGATAGATTTAGCTGCTTTAATAACGTCAAACTTGCTAGTCGAGTGACGAAAATATGCTGGCTTAGTTAGCCATTTCTTCGATTTAAGGGCAATTTGAAGTGCTCTGGTGCCTGCAAAGAATTCACTTGACAGATGACCGCCAAGTTGTTTCCTCAAATAAGGTTTAATTAATTTATTTTCATTAAGGAAAAAGTAAAAATCATCATCTCTCCACTTCCTATTCCATACGATCTTTATTTTATCCAGTGGCTTTTTAAAAAGACTTGTATTTAAAAGCAGATTAGAGTTTTCAAGACTGACATCCACATCTGAATCACTTTCTAAATCATGACCATTTATTCGGGTAAAGTCTGCTTTATATTTTTTGAGCCAGTCGATAACATAGTTTGTTGTTTCTTCATTGTTAGCGGAGCTTAGGATGAGTATCATAGGGAGGGCAAGTACCAAACAGGTTTTTCACCAATTGCTCTTGGAATAAATAAATTTAAACTGAGATAAAAAGAGCCTCAAGGAAGTGTTTATAATCATTCCCTGAGGGCTCCAATGTTGAAATTCTATTTTTGAGGGTCAGCATCCTTAGTATTATCTGTACAACGACTGTCAACGCCCCAAAGAGTATCGCTGCAACCAGTCCAGCACTGGGTGTACCCACCCCGAATACTCATGGTGTTTTTAGAATTGATTTTTTTAAACAATGGATTGTTTAATCCTTGAAATTCTTCTTTTTGTTTCATACTATTTATTTTTTAAAAGATTAAGAAAATTTTTAGTTATAGAATTTTGAAAACCTACTTTTTCGGATCTTCATCTCTAGATGAATCACCGCAGTAAGTATCACCACCCCACAGTGTGCTGTCACAGCCAGTTTTACAAATTGTATAACCTCCTCTGAGGCCTACCATTGAGTTTTTTGATAATTTTTTAAACATGGGATTGCTCAAACTTTCAAACTTGTTTTTGTTGATCATAATTTTAGATTTTACTAGGTTAGCCTACTCTTACAGCTTTTCGGCAATCGCTATTAAAGCTTTTGTTGTCGCGACCAAACAAAGATTTAATGTTCTAAAGCTGAAC
This genomic window contains:
- the gwsG gene encoding grasp-with-spasm system ATP-grasp peptide maturase → MILILSSANNEETTNYVIDWLKKYKADFTRINGHDLESDSDVDVSLENSNLLLNTSLFKKPLDKIKIVWNRKWRDDDFYFFLNENKLIKPYLRKQLGGHLSSEFFAGTRALQIALKSKKWLTKPAYFRHSTSKFDVIKAAKSIGLSVPNTLVTNNKKALSRFMVKNGSLITKSLSEMEIFLLKKSGYALYTSQILRHELNNYPDRFFPSLFQQLIEKEYEIRAFYLAGTFYSMAIFSQSRNSTKFDFREYDFLNPTRQIPYKLPTKIEKKLQKLLQFLDINCGSIDLIRGIDGEYYFLEINPSGQFGMVSIPCNYFLEDVVAKYLVNEDN
- the gwsS gene encoding grasp-with-spasm system SPASM domain peptide maturase translates to MPKTNNLLEYSNKFLIVFSCCIPVKGSRRSTICDLQRETFDFIPNILFTILTEFKGKKFKEIVEYCGEENQDVLHQYITFLTDKEYIFFSDEPEKFPSVNLDWKSPYEISNAIIDFDASSNHDIELLVSELDKLRCPAVQLRFFFSPKYNETIRILKCFEDSGIRTIELILKYSNTVNLSNLKILIDRFQRVSSINVTSSPKRKEITYQSYFPNILFQEQVVDSANCCGSISLSNFRVNISLFTESQKFSSCLNRKVGIDKDGLVKNCPTSKNDFGKFEKGKLGIVLKSRKFQELWSINKDMVEICKDCEFRYICTDCRIVANHKFSKPLKCKYDPYSATWK